From Caldisericia bacterium, a single genomic window includes:
- a CDS encoding transposase produces the protein NWTNGLSVIRWKRKEEKMPKQRRHYSPEKKVEILREHFKNKMPVSELCEKYGIHPNMFYKWEKQFFEGAINTFANNSKSNKKSSKEEQLKQKIARMQEVITELTQENIILKKSPMGKFKKQMGRGRCEG, from the coding sequence GGAATTGGACAAACGGGCTATCTGTGATAAGGTGGAAAAGAAAGGAGGAAAAAATGCCTAAGCAAAGGAGACATTACAGTCCAGAGAAAAAGGTTGAAATTCTGCGGGAGCACTTCAAAAACAAAATGCCTGTATCAGAATTATGCGAGAAATATGGCATTCATCCCAACATGTTTTATAAATGGGAAAAGCAATTCTTTGAAGGAGCTATCAATACATTTGCTAATAATTCTAAATCTAACAAAAAGAGCTCTAAGGAAGAACAATTAAAGCAAAAGATTGCCAGAATGCAGGAAGTGATTACAGAACTTACCCAGGAGAATATTATTCTTAAAAAAAGTCCAATGGGGAAATTTAAAAAACAAATGGGTAGAGGTAGATGTGAGGGATAG
- a CDS encoding IS3 family transposase, producing MLFLKKVQWGNLKNKWVEVDVRDSIVETIITYKQKTGISIRKLLGFLGLSSSKFYQWKVRYDLVNKHNGKIPRGFWILPWEKQAIIDYALKHEAEGYRRLCYQMLDEDIVAVSPSSVYRTLKEVGLLSKFNGKPSKRGKGFSQPKRPHEHWHIDISYVNVLGSFLFLIAIIDGYSRYIVHHELRASMESYDVEIVLQRALEKFPLARPRIISDNGSQFIARDFKAFIRHKGLMHVKTSVRYPESNGKIERFFQTAKKEHIRKKSFLSLVDARRQIAAYIHYYNTKRLHSAINYLTPEDMLLGRAEERLKERDRKLREARAARLEQFNKFKTTLIAKPNLSNSR from the coding sequence ATATTATTCTTAAAAAAAGTCCAATGGGGAAATTTAAAAAACAAATGGGTAGAGGTAGATGTGAGGGATAGTATTGTGGAAACGATAATTACTTATAAACAAAAGACGGGGATAAGTATTAGAAAACTGCTTGGTTTTCTTGGACTTTCAAGCTCAAAATTCTATCAATGGAAGGTCCGATATGACCTTGTTAACAAACATAATGGGAAGATTCCCAGGGGTTTTTGGATACTGCCCTGGGAGAAACAGGCTATTATTGACTATGCCCTTAAGCATGAGGCTGAAGGCTACAGGCGGTTATGCTATCAAATGCTTGATGAAGACATTGTTGCCGTCAGTCCTTCTTCAGTGTATCGGACATTGAAAGAAGTTGGACTTCTTTCTAAATTTAATGGTAAACCAAGCAAAAGAGGTAAAGGTTTTTCTCAACCTAAAAGGCCACATGAGCACTGGCATATAGACATCAGTTATGTTAATGTTTTGGGCAGCTTTTTATTTTTGATTGCCATTATAGATGGGTATTCTCGTTATATTGTGCATCATGAATTAAGAGCAAGCATGGAAAGTTATGATGTGGAGATAGTTTTGCAGAGGGCGTTAGAGAAATTTCCTCTTGCCAGGCCAAGGATTATATCAGACAATGGGAGTCAATTTATTGCCAGAGATTTTAAGGCCTTTATTAGACATAAGGGTTTAATGCATGTGAAGACATCTGTGAGGTATCCAGAGAGTAATGGGAAGATAGAGCGCTTTTTTCAAACTGCTAAAAAAGAACACATTCGCAAAAAGAGCTTTTTATCTCTCGTTGATGCCCGCAGACAAATAGCAGCATATATTCACTATTACAATACAAAGAGACTGCATAGTGCGATAAATTATCTTACCCCGGAGGATATGCTATTGGGACGAGCCGAAGAAAGGTTAAAGGAGCGGGACAGGAAGTTAAGGGAGGCTAGGGCAGCCCGCCTTGAGCAGTTTAATAAATTTAAAACCACCTTAATTGCGAAGCCTAATTTGTCCAATTCCCGCTGA
- a CDS encoding glycosyltransferase encodes MYGDLVYVDQKDTNKIVRYWKSKPYKKGLFKKGWHPAHPTFFVRKEVYDKCGLFNLDFKIAADYELMLRFLYKYKISTCYIPEVLVKMRVGGISNRDLKNIVRKTIEDYKAWKVNDLKGGIYTIIMKNISKIPQFFRRGC; translated from the coding sequence GTGTATGGGGATTTGGTTTATGTAGATCAAAAAGATACAAATAAAATAGTTAGATATTGGAAAAGTAAGCCATATAAAAAAGGATTATTTAAAAAAGGATGGCATCCAGCTCATCCTACCTTTTTTGTACGAAAAGAAGTTTATGATAAATGTGGTTTATTTAATCTTGATTTTAAAATTGCAGCTGATTATGAATTGATGCTTAGGTTTTTATATAAGTATAAGATTTCTACTTGTTACATACCTGAAGTTTTAGTTAAAATGCGAGTAGGTGGAATAAGCAATAGAGATCTTAAAAATATTGTCAGAAAAACTATAGAAGATTATAAAGCGTGGAAAGTGAATGACTTAAAAGGAGGAATCTATACAATAATAATGAAAAACATTTCAAAAATCCCGCAGTTTTTTAGGAGAGGTTGTTAA
- the gmd gene encoding GDP-mannose 4,6-dehydratase, protein MSKKRALITGITGQDGAYLAEFLLQKGYEVHGIKRRASLFNTDRIDHLYKDPHEEDVIFFLHYGDMTDSTNLIRIIQEVQPDEIYNLAAQSHVKVSFETPEYTANADALGTLRLLEAIRILKMENKVKFYQASTSELYGKVQEIPQNEKTPFYPRSPYAAAKLYGYWVTVNYREAYGIFACNGILFNHESPIRGETFVTRKITMAAARIRLGLQKKLYLGNLNAKRDWGHAKDYVEGMWLILQQDEPDDYVLATGETHSVREFAEKAFKLAGIEIEWQGEGLEEKGVVKKVLDVVEAPEVVEGYCGVKEGDVVIEVDPRYFRPTEVDILIGDVTKAREKLGWRPRHTFEELIKDMVKADLEQAKRELYLKNGGYRVRNCSGE, encoded by the coding sequence ATGTCTAAGAAACGAGCTTTAATCACAGGTATAACCGGACAGGACGGAGCATATCTAGCAGAGTTTTTACTGCAAAAAGGATATGAAGTCCATGGCATAAAAAGAAGAGCATCGCTTTTTAACACAGATAGAATTGACCATCTTTATAAAGATCCTCATGAAGAAGATGTAATTTTTTTTCTACATTACGGAGATATGACGGATTCTACGAATTTGATTCGGATAATCCAAGAAGTACAACCAGATGAAATTTATAACCTTGCAGCGCAATCGCATGTAAAGGTTTCTTTTGAAACTCCTGAGTACACGGCAAATGCAGATGCGCTTGGGACGTTAAGGCTGTTAGAGGCCATAAGAATTTTGAAAATGGAAAATAAAGTTAAATTTTACCAGGCTTCCACTTCCGAGCTTTACGGCAAGGTGCAAGAAATACCTCAAAATGAAAAGACACCTTTTTACCCCAGAAGTCCTTATGCAGCGGCGAAACTATATGGTTATTGGGTAACGGTAAATTACAGAGAGGCCTATGGAATTTTTGCGTGTAACGGAATACTTTTTAACCATGAGTCGCCGATAAGAGGTGAAACTTTTGTTACCCGTAAAATTACTATGGCAGCGGCCAGAATAAGATTGGGACTTCAAAAGAAACTTTACCTGGGTAACCTTAATGCCAAAAGAGACTGGGGACATGCCAAGGACTATGTAGAAGGCATGTGGCTGATACTTCAGCAAGATGAACCAGATGATTATGTTTTAGCAACTGGAGAGACGCACTCAGTCAGAGAATTTGCTGAGAAGGCTTTTAAATTAGCGGGTATAGAGATTGAATGGCAAGGAGAAGGACTGGAAGAGAAGGGAGTAGTTAAAAAAGTTTTAGATGTTGTAGAGGCTCCAGAAGTTGTAGAAGGGTATTGTGGTGTGAAGGAAGGTGACGTGGTGATAGAGGTTGACCCACGGTATTTTAGGCCCACCGAGGTTGATATACTTATTGGTGACGTCACGAAAGCAAGAGAAAAACTGGGTTGGAGGCCGAGGCATACTTTCGAAGAGCTTATCAAAGATATGGTAAAAGCTGATCTTGAGCAGGCAAAAAGAGAGTTGTATCTCAAGAATGGGGGGTATAGGGTGAGGAATTGTTCGGGGGAGTGA
- a CDS encoding four helix bundle protein encodes MAKNNSWKDLVVGQKSHEMVLEVYKLTKDFPRTEIYSLVDQIKRAVYSVPANIVEGHSKNTKKGFLRYLYISRESLKELRYFFLLSKDLGYIAEREHDDFEAKLTEISYLLNQLIKSLTFTTSKTSKIRSTYNE; translated from the coding sequence ATGGCAAAGAACAATAGTTGGAAGGATTTGGTGGTTGGGCAGAAGAGTCATGAAATGGTGCTGGAAGTTTACAAACTTACGAAAGATTTTCCAAGAACAGAGATCTATTCTCTGGTAGATCAAATAAAAAGAGCAGTTTATTCTGTTCCTGCGAATATTGTCGAGGGACATTCTAAAAACACCAAAAAGGGATTTTTAAGGTATCTTTATATTTCCAGAGAATCTCTGAAAGAATTGAGATATTTCTTTCTACTTTCTAAAGATTTAGGATATATAGCCGAGAGAGAACACGATGATTTTGAAGCCAAATTGACCGAAATAAGCTATCTCCTCAACCAACTAATCAAATCCTTAACCTTTACAACATCTAAAACCTCAAAAATAAGGAGTACATACAATGAATAA
- a CDS encoding GDP-L-fucose synthase: MNKNSKIFVAGVTGLVGSAIVRKLIKKGYTNIIGSYHSRNPQQRYQNNPKNLQPRFIKLDLRRQEDTESFFEQEKPDYVFLAAAKVGGILANNTYKAEFIYDNLMIAANVINSAYKFGVKKLLNLGSSCIYPKFAPQPMKEEYLLTNSLEPTNEPYAIAKIAAIKLCRYYNEQYGTNFVSVMPTNLYGPNDNFHLLNSHVLPALIRKFHLAKLLQQGDFEAIKKDFIRNKDNKTVISNSLLVVEEDSSKDEVIRLLSYYGIKYVNTSVTVTLWGTGKSYREFLYVDDLADVCIYLMENHDYKDIGEFVNIGVGEDITIKDLAFIIKDIVGFKGEISFDTSKPDGTPRKLLDISRILRLGWQPKVSLREGIGHTYKWYTDMYCGL, encoded by the coding sequence ATGAATAAAAACAGTAAAATCTTTGTAGCAGGAGTAACTGGACTTGTTGGAAGTGCTATTGTTAGGAAACTTATAAAAAAGGGCTATACCAATATTATAGGCTCTTACCATTCTAGAAATCCACAACAGCGATATCAAAACAATCCTAAAAATCTTCAACCCCGCTTCATAAAACTTGATCTTAGAAGACAGGAAGACACGGAGAGTTTTTTTGAACAGGAAAAACCAGATTATGTTTTTTTAGCAGCGGCCAAGGTGGGTGGTATTCTTGCTAACAATACTTATAAAGCCGAATTTATTTATGATAATTTAATGATAGCTGCTAATGTCATAAATTCGGCCTATAAATTTGGAGTTAAGAAACTTCTCAATCTTGGTTCTTCTTGTATCTATCCTAAGTTTGCTCCCCAGCCAATGAAGGAGGAATATCTTCTTACAAACTCTCTTGAGCCTACCAATGAACCATATGCTATTGCAAAGATCGCAGCCATAAAATTGTGTAGATATTATAATGAGCAATATGGAACAAATTTTGTCTCTGTTATGCCTACTAATTTATACGGACCAAATGATAATTTCCATCTCTTAAATTCTCATGTTTTACCTGCACTAATAAGAAAGTTCCATCTTGCTAAACTTTTGCAACAAGGAGATTTTGAAGCAATAAAAAAGGATTTTATAAGAAATAAAGATAATAAAACGGTTATCAGTAATTCGTTATTAGTTGTGGAAGAAGATAGCAGCAAGGATGAGGTTATTAGATTGTTGAGTTATTACGGTATTAAATATGTCAATACCTCCGTTACCGTTACTCTTTGGGGAACTGGAAAATCGTACCGAGAATTTTTATATGTTGATGATCTTGCAGATGTCTGCATATATCTTATGGAAAATCACGATTATAAAGATATTGGAGAGTTTGTAAATATAGGAGTAGGAGAGGATATTACGATAAAAGATTTAGCTTTTATAATAAAAGATATTGTAGGGTTTAAGGGAGAAATTTCTTTTGATACCTCAAAACCAGATGGCACACCAAGAAAATTATTGGATATATCAAGAATTTTGCGCTTAGGCTGGCAGCCTAAAGTTTCTCTTAGGGAAGGAATTGGACATACATACAAATGGTACACGGATATGTATTGTGGGTTATAA
- a CDS encoding glycosyltransferase family 4 protein, producing MFGLSFLISFLGQWVVSFLAKKTGCFIDRVDIDKPQRIHFNNTPRCGGLGIFLGTLVLIMFNNLGSKLLIASIPAFLIGFCEDLKSNLLPKFRLPIIGLSAILGILLYDAVVTDLGYLTLPYFIAILFTIFAVTGVTNAINIIDGFNGLASGISMIALICFGYVTYSVNDYELLNIILVIIFATLGFFVLNFPKGKIFLGDGGAYFLGFILAGISILLVNRHLCWLGVRS from the coding sequence TTGTTTGGATTAAGTTTCCTTATTTCATTTTTAGGCCAGTGGGTAGTTTCATTTTTAGCCAAAAAAACGGGGTGTTTTATAGATAGAGTTGATATTGATAAGCCCCAGAGGATTCATTTTAATAATACACCAAGGTGTGGTGGTCTGGGTATATTTCTCGGTACCTTAGTGTTGATAATGTTTAATAATCTGGGCTCAAAATTACTCATTGCTTCAATCCCTGCTTTTCTCATTGGCTTTTGTGAAGATTTAAAGTCAAACCTCCTGCCAAAGTTCAGGTTACCTATCATCGGTTTATCTGCTATTCTGGGAATTCTTTTGTATGATGCGGTTGTTACTGATCTTGGTTATCTTACTTTGCCTTATTTTATTGCTATTCTTTTTACCATATTTGCCGTTACCGGTGTGACAAACGCGATAAACATCATTGATGGTTTTAACGGACTTGCTTCTGGAATTTCTATGATAGCTTTGATATGTTTCGGCTATGTAACTTATAGTGTTAACGATTATGAGTTGTTGAATATAATTCTGGTTATAATTTTTGCTACTTTAGGATTTTTTGTCTTAAATTTTCCAAAAGGTAAAATCTTCTTAGGCGATGGAGGAGCATATTTCTTG